Genomic segment of Cronobacter dublinensis subsp. dublinensis LMG 23823:
AAAAATGGCGCCGCAAGGCGCCATTTTTTTATCCAGACCATCATTATGGACACGCCCTATGCGCCGCTGGCGTTCACTCTGCCTCTTTTTCACGGCGCTGCTGCTGCCGACCACACCGCTCTACGCGGGCTCGCCTGGCCCTTATGTGCTGGCGTTTATCGATATTTCCGCCCCACCGCTCAACGATGGCCAGGCGTTGACCGCCGCGCTTCGTAAAGCGCTGACCGTACCCGGACGCGGAACCTGTTTTTTATGTGAAGAGAGCGAGCAGGTGGAAATACTCTATCTGTATCGTCTGCCGCCGGGCCTGTCGGTCGATGCGCTGCGCAAAGCCGTAAACGGCGATAAAGCCGCGCGCAACCAGATGCAGCAGAAGCTGGCGGCGTTTGAAGATAAAGATGGCTATAAAGTGGATGGGCTGCTTATCTACGAGCATCAGCCTGACGAGGTCCGCCTTTATGCGATGCCCGCTACCCCCGGTCAGGCGCTGCACAAGGTGAGTAAGCCGGTAAAGCGTTACCTCTCGCCGTCGAGCCTGGATGTGCTGATTGAAGACGCCGCAGCGGAGATCCCGCGCGACATCTGAACCGTCGCGCGCACGCACGCCGCTCGCATGTTAAATCCCCGCGCCCTGGCTGTAGCTCTCTTCGCTGAAAACGCCCGTTGAGAGATAGCGGTCGCCTCTGTCGCAGATAATCGCCACCACGACCGCGCCCGGGTTCGCCTGCGCTACCCGCAGCGCGCCGCAGACCGCGCCGCCGGAGCTCACGCCGCAGAAAATCCCCTCTTTACGCGCGAGGTCGCGCATCGTGTTTTCCGCATCGCGATGGTGAATATCCAGCACCTCGTCCACCAGCGACGCATCGAAAATGCCCGGTAAATAGGCGGCGGGCCAGCGGCGAATGCCCGGAATGCTGCTGCCCTCTTCCGGCTGAAGCCCGACCACGGTCACCGGCCGGGCCTGTTCGCGCAGAAAGCGGCTGACGCCGGTGATGGTGCCGGTGGTGCCCATGCTGGAGACGAAATGCGTCAGGCGCCCGTCGGTCTGACGCCAGATCTCCGGTCCCGTAGTCGTGTAATGCGCCCACGGATTATCGGGGTTATTGAACTGATCGAGAATAATGCCTTCGCCGCGCTGCGCCATCTGCGCCGCGAGATCACGCGCGCCCTCCATGCCCTGCTCACGGCTCACCAGCACGAGCTTCGCGCCGTAGGCCTGCATCGCCGCTTTGCGCTCCATGCTCATGTTGTCGGGCATCAGGAGCGTCATCTGATAGCCCTTCACCGCAGCGATCATCGCCAGCGCGATCCCCGTATTACCGCTGGTGGCTTCAATCAGCGTGTCGCCAGGTTTAATCTCGCCGCGCGCCTCGGCACGGGAGATCATCGCCAGCGCCGCCCGGTCTTTGACCGAGCCCGCCGGATTGTTGCCTTCGAGTTTGACCCAGATTTCGCTGCCGTTGTCCGGCCCCAGACGTCGGAGTCTGACCAGCGGCGTATTGCCGATGGTATGTTCGAGTGTATTCACGATGTTTACTCAATAAAAAAGCCGGGTAGCGTTCGTTTACCCGGCCTGAAA
This window contains:
- the cysM gene encoding cysteine synthase CysM; protein product: MNTLEHTIGNTPLVRLRRLGPDNGSEIWVKLEGNNPAGSVKDRAALAMISRAEARGEIKPGDTLIEATSGNTGIALAMIAAVKGYQMTLLMPDNMSMERKAAMQAYGAKLVLVSREQGMEGARDLAAQMAQRGEGIILDQFNNPDNPWAHYTTTGPEIWRQTDGRLTHFVSSMGTTGTITGVSRFLREQARPVTVVGLQPEEGSSIPGIRRWPAAYLPGIFDASLVDEVLDIHHRDAENTMRDLARKEGIFCGVSSGGAVCGALRVAQANPGAVVVAIICDRGDRYLSTGVFSEESYSQGAGI